The proteins below come from a single Cannabis sativa cultivar Pink pepper isolate KNU-18-1 chromosome 3, ASM2916894v1, whole genome shotgun sequence genomic window:
- the LOC115710255 gene encoding kinesin-like protein KIN-5B codes for MSVTPDLMTRKVGTMGGLSPSPSPFLTPRPERRRLMDSRGVDWNRHDRDKEVNVQVLLRCRPLSDEEAKSNVQRVISCNEQKKEVTVLQNVANKQIDRLFTFDKVFGPKSQQRSIYDQAISPIVNEVLEGFNCTVFAYGQTGTGKTYTMEGGIKNKGGDLSAEAGVIPRAVRQIFETLEAQNADYSVKVTFLELYNEDITDLLASDDTSRCPEDKQKKPISLMEDGRGCVVVRGLEEEAVYSVSEIYNLLERGSAKRRTADTLLNKHSSRSHSVFSITVHIKEATIGDEELIKCGKLNLVDLAGSENISRSGAREGRAREAGEINKSLLTLGRVINALVEHSSHIPYRDSKLTRLLRDSLGGKTKTCIIATISPSAHSLEETLSTLDYAYRAKNIRNKPEANQKMSKAVLLKDLYLELERMKDDVRAAREKNGVYVPHERFVQDEAEKKAKDEKIEQLENDLILSEKQVDSFRELYVTEQEQRLDLQSELNDCKVSLETTNKALLDLQESYRLAMESLKEKEIIISKMVSSENSLIECAKGLRNDLQYASDDISSLFTKLDHKDRLESENRNLVLTFGSDLDKSLKELHKVIIGSVSQQTQQIRSMEEQVHINFASKFDVTQVMKSKVEKMAETYCSGVASLKELVDMLQRKASTDLNQINDVVASQATAVENFLATMVMDAEQVLNDMQKSLSEQQQILEFSTKQQEEGLKRSLIAAQVISSASMNFFNDLHNRASQVGKFIEESYNERSRQLVNFERMFKEEAAREERSALENIAAILATVTSKKVAMVSEASREILDSNKQENTRLVEEMLNMEQVSVCARKEVTEFLEKSETRYMEDTFSVAEHTTFMKNSLHHSSKRVDDSRQQWENTQSSISNLNKNNLAEIGSTVNKNISANIVAHKEFVSASQTVDEEFNTRASDTLTTINDSLNQDEENKKEIDSMTALCIYQLNSIEENHGQGILNIQSQTEKCLTKDYMIDDHSNETPKKRVVEIPSLKSIEEMRSNIKNNKKNNTTESKIPCLLLPPFSPIRTPFADVNE; via the exons ATGTCAGTTACTCCTGATTTGATGACTAGGAAAGTGGGTACTATGGGAGGGCTTTCCCCATCTCCCTCTCCTTTCCTCACTCCTCGTCCCGAAAGGCGGCGCTTAATGGATTCAAGAGGGGTTGATTGGAATCGCCATGATAGGGATAAAGAAGTTAATGTTCAAGTTTTGCTTCGATGCAG ACCTTTGAGTGATGAAGAGGCAAAATCCAATGTGCAAAGAGTGATCTCATGCAATGAGCAAAAGAAAGAGGTGACCGTGTTGCAGAATGTAGCTAACAAACAAATAGATAGACTCTTCACCTTTGATAAG GTTTTTGGGCCAAAATCACAGCAAAGATCAATATACGACCAAGCGATTTCGCCAATTGTTAATGAAGTTCTTGAAGGTTTCAACTGTACTGTCTTTGCTTATGGGCAGACCGGAACTGGGAAAACCTATACTATGGAGGGTGGAATTAAAAACAAG GGTGGTGATCTGTCTGCTGAGGCTGGTGTTATTCCAAGAGCAGTTCGCCAAATTTTTGAAACGCTTGAAGCACAAAACGCTGACTACAGTGTTAAAGTTACATTCTTGGAGCTCTATAATGAAGATATAACCGATTTATTGGCCTCTGATGACACTTCAAGATGTCCAGAAGACAAGCAAAAGAAGCCCATTTCACTAATGGAGGATGGAAGGGGTTGTGTGGTTGTGAGAGGCCTCGAAGAAGAAGCTGTTTACAGTGTTAGCGAAATCTACAATCTCTTGGAACGAGGGTCTGCAAAGAGACGTACAGCTGATACCTTGTTAAACAAGCATAGCAGCCGCTCTCATTCTGTGTTTTCCATTACTGTGCACATTAAAGAAGCTACCATTGGCGATGAGGAGCTGATCAAATGTGGAAAACTTAATCTTGTTGACTTAGCGGGATCAGAGAACATATCTAGATCAGGTGCAAGAGAG GGCCGAGCAAGAGAAGCGGGAGAGATCAATAAGAGCTTGCTCACCTTGGGCCGTGTCATAAATGCGCTGGTTGAACATTCGAGCCATATACCTTACAG GGATAGCAAACTCACAAGATTGTTGAGAGATTCTTTAGGAGGAAAAACAAAAACTTGTATTATTGCTACAATTTCTCCCTCTGCTCATTCTTTGGAGGAAACTTTAAGCACACTAGACTATGCTTATCGTGCCAAAAATATTCGAAACAAACCCGAG GCAAACCAGAAAATGTCTAAGGCTGTGTTGCTTAAAGATTTATATCTTGAACTTGAGAGAATGAAAGATG ATGTTCGAGCTGCAAGGGAGAAGAACGGTGTTTATGTTCCACACGAAAGATTTGTCCAAGATGAAGCTGAGAAGAAG GCTAAGGATGAAAAAATTGAGCAACTAGAGAACGATCTCATTCTATCGGAAAAG CAAGTGGATAGCTTTCGCGAGCTCTATGTTACCGAGCAAGAGCAAAGATTAGACCTTCAAAGCGAGCTCAATGATTGCAAA GTAAGTTTGGAAACTACCAACAAGGCATTACTTGATTTACAAGAAAGCTATAGATTGGCAATGGAATCTTTGAAAGAGAAGGAGATCATTATATCGAAAATGGTATCCTCAG aaaattctttgattgaATGTGCGAAGGGATTGCGTAATGATTTGCAGTATGCATCAGATGATATAAGTTCATTGTTCACAAAATTAGATCATAAAGATAGGTTGGAATCAGAAAATCGAAACTTGGTTTTGACATTCGGGTCTGACCTTGATAAGAGTTTAAAAGAACTCCATAAGGTCATCATTGGATCTGTTTCTCAACAAACACAGCAAATAAGATCAATGGAAGAACAAGTTCATATCAACTTTGCTTCTAAATTTGAT GTGACTCAAGTAATGAAGTCGAAGGTTGAGAAAATGGCGGAAACATACTGCTCGGGAGTAGCAAGCTTGAAAGAACTCGTTGACATGTTGCAAAGAAAAGCATCAACTGATTTGAATCAGATAAATGATGTGGTTGCATCACAAGCAACTGCTGTTGAGAAT TTCCTTGCCACTATGGTTATGGATGCCGAGCAGGTGTTGAATGACATGCAAAAGTCTCTAAGTGAGCAGCAACAAATATTGGAATTTTCGACGAAACAACAGGAGGAGGGACTGAAACGAAGTTTGATTGCAGCACAAGTCATTTCAAGTGCAAGTATGAACTTTTTCAACGACCTCCATAACCGTGCTTCTCAAGTTGGTAAATTTATAGAAGAAAGCTACAATGAAAGATCCCGCCAATTAGTTAATTTCGAGAGGATGTTTAAGGAAGAGGCTGCTAGAGAGGAAAGATCAGCTTTGGAAAATATTGCAGCCATATTAGCAACTGTAACATCGAAAAAAGTTGCTATG GTTTCAGAAGCATCTAGAGAAATCTTGGACTCGAATAAACAGGAGAACACTAGATTGGTGGAAGAGATGTTGAACATGGAACAAGTTTCGGTTTGTGCTAGAAAGGAAGTTACCGAATTCTTGGAAAAGTCGGAAACTCGTTACATGGAAGACACATTTTCGGTTGCTGAACATACAACCTTTATGAAAAATAGCCTGCACCATAG TTCAAAGAGAGTGGATGATTCAAGGCAACAATGGGAGAACACTCAATCATCCATAAGCAATCTTAACAAGAACAATTTAGCAGAGATAGGATCTACTGTGAA CAAAAACATATCTGCGAATATCGTTGCACACAAAGAATTCGTTTCAGCATCTCAAACTGTTGATGAAGAATTCAACACCAGAGCATCTGATACATTGACAACTATTAATG ATTCGCTCAATCAAGACGAGgaaaataagaaggaaatagaTTCAATGACAGCCTTGTGTATATACCAACTCAATTCAATTGAAGAGAATCATGGGCAAGGCATATTGAATATTCAAAGTCAAACAGAGAAATGTCTTACCAAAGATTATATG ATTGATGATCATAGTAACGAGACGCCTAAGAAACGCGTGGTAGAAATCCCGAGCTTGAAATCAATAGAAGAGATGAGAAGCAATATAAAGAACAACAAAAAGAACAACACAACAGAAAGCAAGATCCCTTGTCTGCTTCTACCGCCATTTTCGCCTATCAGAACTCCTTTTGCAGATGTTAATGAGTAA
- the LOC115711429 gene encoding uncharacterized protein LOC115711429 isoform X4 codes for MAEKEGDLNMDINVSSNNKVADIVWIWIIEALASFKEVNFSLLNDLVKAAPEIPDDDLGKNAKEMVAFRSLETLFERVMTPSHDQSQHSKLSTFDFSLSCENVLTQILNESSESLQLSKWDIQPFLNHKRASMEKCTLVQFKEAIFNDSTTTTTTTTHPYAEILKEKGVLESIYKDVEYANLKKKSKLYDDDDDDEVMKIEKKKTMLDEISIPCNVVTIGRKENDALIHMSLENTKELIIEREDNEKEHHQVESNNEANDVDDHSPINNMTSSSTPHQHRRKRLHWTNEELHKLKEGVKIYSGKRKIPWRKILESNNVFKKVRTAVDLKDKWKNICKATTESNK; via the exons ATGGCTGAAAAAGAAGGAGACTTGAACATGGATATCAATGTTTCATCTAATAATAAAGTTGCTGATATTGTTTGGATTTGGATTATTGAAGCTCTGGCAAGCTTTAAAGAAGTGAACTTTTCACTTCTAAatg ATTTAGTGAAAGCAGCTCCTGAAATTCCAGATGATGATTTGGGTAAAAATGCAAAAGAGATGGTTGCTTTTAGAAGCTTAGAGACTTTGTTTGAAAGAGTTATGACTCCTTCTCATGATCAATCTCAACATTCCAAACTCAGTACTTTTGATTTCTCACTAAGTTGTGAAAATGTTCTAACTCAGATTCTcaatgag AGTTCAGAATCATTACAGTTGTCAAAATGGGATATACAACCTTTTCTTAATCATAAAAGAGCTTCAATGGAAAAATGTACTTTGGTGCAG TTCAAAGAAGCGATTTTTAATGAtagtactactactactactactactactcatCCATATGCtgaaattttgaaagaaaaaggtgTATTAGAATCTATTTATAAAGATGTTGAATATGCCAATTTGAAGAAAAAGTCAAAGttgtatgatgatgatgatgatgatgaggtgatgaaaattgagaagaaaaaaactATGTTGGATGAGATTAGTATTCCTTGTAATGTGGTGACTATTGGTAGAAAAGAAAATGATGCATTGATTCATATGTCTTTGGAGAATACTAAGGAGTTGATAATAGAAAGAGAAGACAATGAAAAAGAACATCATCAAGTTGAATCCAACAATGAAGCTAATGATGTTGATGATCATTCTCCAATCAA CAACATGACAAGTAGTAGTACTCCTCATCAACATAGGAGAAAAAGGCTTCACTGGACAAATGAAGAGTTACACAAACTAAAG GAGGGTGTGAAGATATATTCTGGTAAAAGAAAGATTCCATGGAGAAAAATATTGGAATCTAATaatgtttttaaaaaagttCGTACTGCTGTTGATCTTAAAGATAAATGGAAGAATATTTGCAAAGCCACAACAGAATCCAACAAATGa
- the LOC115711429 gene encoding uncharacterized protein LOC115711429 isoform X2 → MAEKEGDLNMDINVSSNNKVADIVWIWIIEALASFKEVNFSLLNDLVKAAPEIPDDDLGKNAKEMVAFRSLETLFERVMTPSHDQSQHSKLSTFDFSLSCENVLTQILNESSESLQLSKWDIQPFLNHKRASMEKCTLVQFKEAIFNDSTTTTTTTTHPYAEILKEKGVLESIYKDVEYANLKKKSKLYDDDDDDEVMKIEKKKTMLDEISIPCNVVTIGRKENDALIHMSLENTKELIIEREDNEKEHHQVESNNEANDVDDHSPIKSVIHYHCNMTSSSTPHQHRRKRLHWTNEELHKLKEGVKIYSGKRKIPWRKILESNNVFKKVRTAVDLKDKWKNICKATTESNK, encoded by the exons ATGGCTGAAAAAGAAGGAGACTTGAACATGGATATCAATGTTTCATCTAATAATAAAGTTGCTGATATTGTTTGGATTTGGATTATTGAAGCTCTGGCAAGCTTTAAAGAAGTGAACTTTTCACTTCTAAatg ATTTAGTGAAAGCAGCTCCTGAAATTCCAGATGATGATTTGGGTAAAAATGCAAAAGAGATGGTTGCTTTTAGAAGCTTAGAGACTTTGTTTGAAAGAGTTATGACTCCTTCTCATGATCAATCTCAACATTCCAAACTCAGTACTTTTGATTTCTCACTAAGTTGTGAAAATGTTCTAACTCAGATTCTcaatgag AGTTCAGAATCATTACAGTTGTCAAAATGGGATATACAACCTTTTCTTAATCATAAAAGAGCTTCAATGGAAAAATGTACTTTGGTGCAG TTCAAAGAAGCGATTTTTAATGAtagtactactactactactactactactcatCCATATGCtgaaattttgaaagaaaaaggtgTATTAGAATCTATTTATAAAGATGTTGAATATGCCAATTTGAAGAAAAAGTCAAAGttgtatgatgatgatgatgatgatgaggtgatgaaaattgagaagaaaaaaactATGTTGGATGAGATTAGTATTCCTTGTAATGTGGTGACTATTGGTAGAAAAGAAAATGATGCATTGATTCATATGTCTTTGGAGAATACTAAGGAGTTGATAATAGAAAGAGAAGACAATGAAAAAGAACATCATCAAGTTGAATCCAACAATGAAGCTAATGATGTTGATGATCATTCTCCAATCAAGTCTGTGATTCATTATCATTG CAACATGACAAGTAGTAGTACTCCTCATCAACATAGGAGAAAAAGGCTTCACTGGACAAATGAAGAGTTACACAAACTAAAG GAGGGTGTGAAGATATATTCTGGTAAAAGAAAGATTCCATGGAGAAAAATATTGGAATCTAATaatgtttttaaaaaagttCGTACTGCTGTTGATCTTAAAGATAAATGGAAGAATATTTGCAAAGCCACAACAGAATCCAACAAATGa
- the LOC115711429 gene encoding uncharacterized protein LOC115711429 isoform X3, translating to MAEKEGDLNMDINVSSNNKVADIVWIWIIEALASFKEVNFSLLNDLVKAAPEIPDDDLGKNAKEMVAFRSLETLFERVMTPSHDQSQHSKLSTFDFSLSCENVLTQILNESSESLQLSKWDIQPFLNHKRASMEKCTLVQFKEAIFNDSTTTTTTTTHPYAEILKEKGVLESIYKDVEYANLKKKSKLYDDDDDDEVMKIEKKKTMLDEISIPCNVVTIGRKENDALIHMSLENTKELIIEREDNEKEHHQVESNNEANDVDDHSPINSNMTSSSTPHQHRRKRLHWTNEELHKLKEGVKIYSGKRKIPWRKILESNNVFKKVRTAVDLKDKWKNICKATTESNK from the exons ATGGCTGAAAAAGAAGGAGACTTGAACATGGATATCAATGTTTCATCTAATAATAAAGTTGCTGATATTGTTTGGATTTGGATTATTGAAGCTCTGGCAAGCTTTAAAGAAGTGAACTTTTCACTTCTAAatg ATTTAGTGAAAGCAGCTCCTGAAATTCCAGATGATGATTTGGGTAAAAATGCAAAAGAGATGGTTGCTTTTAGAAGCTTAGAGACTTTGTTTGAAAGAGTTATGACTCCTTCTCATGATCAATCTCAACATTCCAAACTCAGTACTTTTGATTTCTCACTAAGTTGTGAAAATGTTCTAACTCAGATTCTcaatgag AGTTCAGAATCATTACAGTTGTCAAAATGGGATATACAACCTTTTCTTAATCATAAAAGAGCTTCAATGGAAAAATGTACTTTGGTGCAG TTCAAAGAAGCGATTTTTAATGAtagtactactactactactactactactcatCCATATGCtgaaattttgaaagaaaaaggtgTATTAGAATCTATTTATAAAGATGTTGAATATGCCAATTTGAAGAAAAAGTCAAAGttgtatgatgatgatgatgatgatgaggtgatgaaaattgagaagaaaaaaactATGTTGGATGAGATTAGTATTCCTTGTAATGTGGTGACTATTGGTAGAAAAGAAAATGATGCATTGATTCATATGTCTTTGGAGAATACTAAGGAGTTGATAATAGAAAGAGAAGACAATGAAAAAGAACATCATCAAGTTGAATCCAACAATGAAGCTAATGATGTTGATGATCATTCTCCAATCAA CAGCAACATGACAAGTAGTAGTACTCCTCATCAACATAGGAGAAAAAGGCTTCACTGGACAAATGAAGAGTTACACAAACTAAAG GAGGGTGTGAAGATATATTCTGGTAAAAGAAAGATTCCATGGAGAAAAATATTGGAATCTAATaatgtttttaaaaaagttCGTACTGCTGTTGATCTTAAAGATAAATGGAAGAATATTTGCAAAGCCACAACAGAATCCAACAAATGa
- the LOC115711429 gene encoding uncharacterized protein LOC115711429 isoform X1, with product MAEKEGDLNMDINVSSNNKVADIVWIWIIEALASFKEVNFSLLNDLVKAAPEIPDDDLGKNAKEMVAFRSLETLFERVMTPSHDQSQHSKLSTFDFSLSCENVLTQILNESSESLQLSKWDIQPFLNHKRASMEKCTLVQFKEAIFNDSTTTTTTTTHPYAEILKEKGVLESIYKDVEYANLKKKSKLYDDDDDDEVMKIEKKKTMLDEISIPCNVVTIGRKENDALIHMSLENTKELIIEREDNEKEHHQVESNNEANDVDDHSPIKSVIHYHCSNMTSSSTPHQHRRKRLHWTNEELHKLKEGVKIYSGKRKIPWRKILESNNVFKKVRTAVDLKDKWKNICKATTESNK from the exons ATGGCTGAAAAAGAAGGAGACTTGAACATGGATATCAATGTTTCATCTAATAATAAAGTTGCTGATATTGTTTGGATTTGGATTATTGAAGCTCTGGCAAGCTTTAAAGAAGTGAACTTTTCACTTCTAAatg ATTTAGTGAAAGCAGCTCCTGAAATTCCAGATGATGATTTGGGTAAAAATGCAAAAGAGATGGTTGCTTTTAGAAGCTTAGAGACTTTGTTTGAAAGAGTTATGACTCCTTCTCATGATCAATCTCAACATTCCAAACTCAGTACTTTTGATTTCTCACTAAGTTGTGAAAATGTTCTAACTCAGATTCTcaatgag AGTTCAGAATCATTACAGTTGTCAAAATGGGATATACAACCTTTTCTTAATCATAAAAGAGCTTCAATGGAAAAATGTACTTTGGTGCAG TTCAAAGAAGCGATTTTTAATGAtagtactactactactactactactactcatCCATATGCtgaaattttgaaagaaaaaggtgTATTAGAATCTATTTATAAAGATGTTGAATATGCCAATTTGAAGAAAAAGTCAAAGttgtatgatgatgatgatgatgatgaggtgatgaaaattgagaagaaaaaaactATGTTGGATGAGATTAGTATTCCTTGTAATGTGGTGACTATTGGTAGAAAAGAAAATGATGCATTGATTCATATGTCTTTGGAGAATACTAAGGAGTTGATAATAGAAAGAGAAGACAATGAAAAAGAACATCATCAAGTTGAATCCAACAATGAAGCTAATGATGTTGATGATCATTCTCCAATCAAGTCTGTGATTCATTATCATTG CAGCAACATGACAAGTAGTAGTACTCCTCATCAACATAGGAGAAAAAGGCTTCACTGGACAAATGAAGAGTTACACAAACTAAAG GAGGGTGTGAAGATATATTCTGGTAAAAGAAAGATTCCATGGAGAAAAATATTGGAATCTAATaatgtttttaaaaaagttCGTACTGCTGTTGATCTTAAAGATAAATGGAAGAATATTTGCAAAGCCACAACAGAATCCAACAAATGa
- the LOC115709343 gene encoding cytochrome b-c1 complex subunit 8-like translates to MGKQPVRLKAVVYALSPFQQKVMPGLWNDLPSKIHHKVSENWLNATLLLTPLVGVYTYVQQYQEKEKLSHRH, encoded by the exons atgggaAAGCAACCAGTGAGGCTGAAAGCGGTGGTGTACGCTCTTTCTCCGTTTCAGCAGAAAGTGATGCCGGGTCTTTGGAACGATCTGCCTTCTAAGATCCACCACAAGGTCTCCGAGAATTGGCTCAACGCTACCCTCCTCCTCACCCCTCTCGTCGGAGTCTACAC GTATGTTCAGCAGTATCAAGAGAAGGAGAAGTTATCTCACAGGCACTGA
- the LOC115709342 gene encoding diaminopimelate epimerase, chloroplastic, whose product MAMAATISPPLTSPARRLSLTSFTSLSNSHSFTNQLSFLRPTRPCIGVSAGASSPISMRLEAAEKASTASFLDRRETGFLHFVKYQGLGNDFILVDNRDSSEPRVTPEQAVKLCDRNFGIGGDGVIFAMPGINGTDYTMRIFNSDGSEPEMCGNGVRCFARFIAELENLQGKHSFTVHTGAGLIIPELQDDGQVKVDMGEPVLKASDVPTRLPANKDQSVVKSDIDVNGETWSVTCVSMGNPHCVTFGKKGGQALQVDELNLADIGPKFEHHEMFPARTNTEFVQVFSPSHVKMRVWERGAGATLACGTGACAVVVAAVLEGRAGRNCTVDLPGGPLQIEWREEDNHIYMTGPAEVAFYGSVQL is encoded by the exons ATGGCTATGGCCGCCACCATTTCGCCTCCTCTCACATCTCCGGCTCGGCGGCTTTCACTGACCTCCTTCACCTCACTCTCAAATTCTCACTCTTTCACCAATCAACTGAGTTTTCTCAGACCAACTCGTCCCTGCATCGGCGTCTCAGCTGGAGCCTCTTCTCCCATTTCCATGAGACTCGAAGCCGCCGAAAAGGCCTCTACGGCTTCGTTCTTGGATCGCAGAGAGACCGGTTTCCTTCATTTCGTCAAGTACCAGGGCCTCGGCAACGATTTcattctg GTTGATAATAGGGATTCTTCAGAGCCTAGAGTCACTCCTGAGCAAGCAGTGAAGCTTTGTGATCGGAACTTTGGAATTGGAGGTGATGGAGTCATTTTTGCGATGCCGGGAATCAATGGCACTGATTATActatgagaatttttaattctgATGGAAGCGAGCCTGAG ATGTGTGGTAATGGAGTACGTTGCTTTGCTCGATTTATTGCTGAGCTTGAGAATTTGCAAGGAAAACACAG CTTTACTGTACATACTGGTGCTGGTTTAATTATTCCAGAATTACAAGATGATGGCCAG GTTAAAGTTGATATGGGTGAACCAGTACTTAAAGCATCAGATGTACCTACAAGGTTACCTGCAAATAAGGATCAATCAGTTGTAAAGTCCGACATAGATGTCAATGGAGAAACTTGGAGTGTTACATGTGTTAGTATGGGAAATCCTCACTGCGTAACTTTTGGCAAGAAGGGGGGCCAG GCTTTGCAAGTTGATGAACTAAACTTAGCTGatattggacctaaatttgAGCATCACGAGATGTTCCCAGCCCGAACCAACACAG AATTCGTACAAGTGTTCTCACCTTCACATGTCAAAATGCGTGTTTGGGAGCGTGGGGCAG GAGCAACATTGGCCTGTGGAACTGGTGCTTGTGCCGTAGTTGTTGCAGCCGTTCTTGAGGGCCGTGCTGGAAGG AATTGCACGGTTGACTTGCCTGGAGGGCCATTACAGATCGAATGGAGGGAAGAAGACAATCACATTTACATGACCGGTCCAGCTGAAGTGGCGTTCTACGGTTCTGTGCAATTGTGA
- the LOC115709035 gene encoding F-box protein At2g39490: MDDQKSSVDLISNLPLDILRHIISFLPLKEAVQSMSLSTLWSQVLAPINVKLKSFNEEEEEEVSFKEIEEVFGGFLSSYNSPQLLCIGKVVLATKGVENELHLNFFDQSIITNSTSPFHLKLHTKNTSNNANFAFSSLRTLHLCYVNSKVINLVSELFKGFHLLQSLRVEKCVGLEELHVDMTNSLHNLEVLDCNDIVSVVVCAPYLKSFKFCGLFLPRIMQLVNPINLVEATLEFEGGGVVGDGEFECEDVLSLLNSLKDVQTLTISGWLLEWMCRGGVIFRRLDFQFNKLEKLCWIGSSIDKAKRDSLACFLNICPSLLKLSIEMNHRLSIIDCPFFHYYWHEPHLWMDCESVKSNTLQLKQLKMLRLEGFLGEEDEILLMELLLNKAVVLESMTIA, from the exons atGGATGATCAAAAAAGTAGTGTTGATTTGATTAGTAATCTTCCACTTGATATTCTAAGACACATAATTTCATTTCTTCCACTCAAAGAAGCTGTACAAAGTATGAGCCTTTCCACTCTTTGGAGCCAAGTTTTGGCTCCCATTAATGTCAAATTAAAGAGCtttaatgaagaagaagaagaagaagttagTTTCAAAGAGATTGAAGAAGTGTTTGGTGGGTTTTTGAGCTCTTACAATTCTCCTCAACTTTTGTGTATTGGTAAAGTTGTCTTAGCCACTAAAGGGGTTGAAAATGAGCTTCATCTAAACTTCTTTGACCAATCTATTATTACTAATTCCACTTCTCCTTTTCATTTAAAGCTACATACAAAAAATACCTCAAACAATGCTAATTTTGCCTTCTCTTCTCTTAGAACTCTTCATCTTTGTTATGTTAATAGTAAAGTTATAAACTTGGTTAGTGAATTGTTTAAAGGGTTTCATCTTCTTCAAAGTTTGAGAGTTGAGAAATGTGTCGGGTTGGAGGAACTTCATGTGGATATGACCAATTCTCTCCATAATTTGGAAGTGTTGGATTGTAATGACATTGTAAGTGTTGTAGTTTGTGCTCCATATCTTAAAAGTTTCAAGTTTTGTGGACTTTTTCTTCCCCGAATCATGCAACTTGTAAACCCTATCAATTTGGTTGAAGCCACTCTTGAATTCGAGGGAGGTGGAGTAGTGGGTGATGGCGAATTCGAGTGTGAGGATGTTCTTTCACTCTTGAATTCGCTTAAGGATGTTCAAACTCTCACCATAAGTGGTTGGCTTCTCGAG TGGATGTGTAGAGGAGGAGTGATATTTAGAAGGCTTGATTTCCAATTCAACAAGTTAGAGAAGCTATGTTGGATTGGATCTTCCATAGACAAGGCTAAGAGAGATTCTTTGGCTTGTTTCTTAAACATATGTCCTTCATTGCTCAAACTCTCTATTGAG ATGAATCATAGGCTAAGCATCATTGATTGTCCATTTTTCCACTATTATTGGCATGAGCCTCATCTTTGGATGGATTGTGAAAGTGTGAAAAGTAACACATTACAACTAAAACAACTCAAAATGTTAAGGTTAGAAGGATTTTTGGGTGAAGAAGATGAAATTTTGTTAATGGAGCTATTGCTTAACAAAGCTGTGGTTCTTGAGTCAATGACAATAGCATAA